The genomic window TAAATCCCTGCGCAGCAAGGACGAGAGAATCAAGGGTTTTGAAGCGGAACTCGTAAGGGCGAACAAACTTTCCGCTTTAGGTGAGCTCGCAGGCTCCATCGCCCACGAAATCAAGAACCCGCTCATATCAATACAGGGCTTCGCCAAGAGGATAAGAAAGACAAAAGATACGGTGAGAATCAACGAATATGCAAAGCTCATCGATGAGGAAGCCGGCAGGCTCACCAACGTGCTGGCCAAGCTTCTCAATTTCTCTAGAATGGATGAACCGAAGAAAGAACGTCTGGAGCTTGCCCGTCTCGTCGACGATACGGTCCTCTTTATGGAACACCATCTCACACGTTTCAAGAACGTGGCCGTAAGCGTAGAGAAGCAAAAAAAGCCTGCCTATGTCGATATTGACAGGATCCATATCCAGCAGACATTAGTCAATCTCAT from Syntrophorhabdaceae bacterium includes these protein-coding regions:
- a CDS encoding ATP-binding protein, which codes for MAHKKNPYETRLRELEVTLEEERGISKARNTLLEANIKELDTIYEVLNEKLKSLRSKDERIKGFEAELVRANKLSALGELAGSIAHEIKNPLISIQGFAKRIRKTKDTVRINEYAKLIDEEAGRLTNVLAKLLNFSRMDEPKKERLELARLVDDTVLFMEHHLTRFKNVAVSVEKQKKPAYVDIDRIHIQQTLVNLMNNAAAAMPHGGTISIKSGIEDRRGYIAIRDEGEGIRPEILDKIFEPFFTTKPKGEGTGLGLSLSKRLVEANGGTIEIDTRPGEGSTFKLTFPLVP